A genomic region of Ovis aries strain OAR_USU_Benz2616 breed Rambouillet chromosome 20, ARS-UI_Ramb_v3.0, whole genome shotgun sequence contains the following coding sequences:
- the LOC114109594 gene encoding nuclear autoantigenic sperm protein — MAAESTATAAITAELVSTDKIEEDAPAPSTSADKVESLDVDSEAKKLLGLGQKHLVMGDIPAAVNAFQEAASLLGKKYGETANECGEAFFFYGKSLLELARMENGVLGNALEGVHVEEEEGEKTEEESLVENNDNIDEEAREELREQVYDAMGEKEAQKTEDKSLVKPEMDKEQETEMEKGAREDMDIGEPAEELQEKVKSAPDQLTETTEEGKGAAAPEGLSEAEVISKKPDQEIPGAEEGKSVSETDVQEECREKGGQGEVIVSIEEKPKEALKEQPVVTLEKQGTPVEIEAVKPVDMGGDEPKEQVAASESEPGKAILEQLVGQELPSAEESPEVTTQAADASAAEAGSEVSEKPGGQDTVLPQDGAVNGLSAAGDHASTKLQTTAEGLIGTKDGSGLEKVRAELVPSQETKLAVEESEAAGDGVETEVPQGATEHSSEDKVKIAANEEAQDKEEQMKEGEETEGSEEEDKENDKAEETLNDSALENKSLQENEEEEIGNLELAWDMLDLAKIIFKRQDTKEAQLYAAQAHLKLGEVSVESENYLQAVEEFQTCLNLQEQYLEAHDRLLAETHYQLGLAYGYNSQYDEAVAQFSRSVEVIEKRMAVLNEQMKEAEGSPSEYEKEIEELKELLPEIREKIEDAKESQHSGNVAELALKATLVESSTSGFTPSGGSSSVSMIASRKPTDGASSSNCVTDISHLVRKKRKPEEESPRKDDAKKAKQEPEVNGGSGDTISSGTEVSENMEEEAENKAESRAAVEGTVEAGATVESTAC; from the coding sequence ATGGCCGCAGAGTCCACAGCCACTGCCGCCATCACCGCGGAGCTGGTTTCCACCGACAAAATTGAAGAAGATGCCCCTGCTCCTTCCACTTCTGCAGATAAAGTGGAGAGTCTGGATGTGGATAGTGAAGCTAAGAAACTATTGGGATTAGGACAGAAACATCTGGTAATGGGTGATATTCCTGCAGCTGTCAATGCCTTCCAGGAAGCAGCTAGTCTTTTAGGTAAGAAGTATGGAGAGACAGCTAATGAATGTGGAGAAGCCTTCTTTTTTTATGGGAAATCGCTTTTGGAGTTGGCAAGAATGGAGAATGGTGTATTGGGAAATGCCCTGGAAGGTGTGCAtgtggaagaggaggaaggagaaaaaacagaagaagaatcTCTGGTAGAAAATAATGATAACATAGATGAGGAAGCAAGGGAAGAGTTGAGAGAACAGGTTTATGACGCCATGGGAGAAAAAGAAGCCCAAAAAACAGAAGACAAGTCTCTGGTAAAGCctgaaatggataaagaacaggAAACTGAAATGGAGAAGGGTGCAAGAGAAGATATGGATATTGGTGAGCCTGCAGAGGAACTACAGGAGAAAGTTAAATCAGCTCCAGATCAGTTAACTGAAACCACTGAAGAGGGAAAAGGAGCAGCGGCACCAGAAGGATTGAGTGAAGCTGAAGTCATTTCTAAGAAGCCAGATCAGGAAATACCGGGTGCTGAGGAAGGAAAATCAGTTTCTGAAACTGACGTCCAAGaagagtgcagagaaaaagggGGTCAGGGAGAAGTAATTGTGAGCATAGAGGAGAAACCAAAAGAAGCTTTGAAAGAACAACCTGTTGTGACTCTAGAAAAGCAGGGCACTCCAGTGGAGATAGAAGCAGTCAAGCCAGTGGATATGGGTGGGGATGAGCCAAAGGAGCAGGTAGCTGCCTCTGAAAGTGAACCAGGAAAGGCCATTCTTGAGCAGTTGGTAGGGCAAGAATTGCCTTCTGCTGAAGAGTCACCGGAGGTGACAACACAGGCTGCAGATGCCTCAGCTGCAGAAGCCGGATCAGAAGTCtctgagaagcctggcgggcagGACACAGTTCTGCCTCAGGATGGTGCAGTCAATGGACTGTCAGCTGCAGGGGATCACGCCTCCACTAAACTGCAGACTACTGCAGAAGGACTGATAGGAACAAAAGATGGCTCAGGACTAGAGAAGGTCAGGGCAGAGTTGGTTCCTAGCCAGGAGACTAAGCTGGCTGTAGAAGAGTCTGAGGCAGCCGGAGATGGGGTGGAGACTGAGGTGCCCCAGGGGGCTACTGAGCACTCCTCTGAAGACAAAGTTAAGATAGCTGCTAATGAAGAAGCACAAGACAAAGAAGAACAGATGAAAGAGGGTGAAGAAACCGAGGGCTCAGAAGAGGaggataaagaaaatgacaaGGCTGAAGAAACACTAAATGATTCAGCTCTTGAAAACAAGTCCcttcaagaaaatgaagaggaggagaTTGGGAACCTAGAGCTTGCCTGGGATATGCTGGATTTAGcaaagatcatttttaaaaggcaagacACGAAGGAGGCTCAGCTTTATGCTGCACAGGCACATCTTAAACTTGGAGAAGTTAGTGTTGAATCTGAGAATTACCTCCAAGCTGTGGAGGAGTTCCAGACTTGCCTAAACCTGCAGGAACAGTATCTGGAAGCCCATGATCGGCTCCTTGCAGAGACTCACTACCAGCTGGGCTTGGCCTACGGGTACAACTCTCAGTATGATGAAGCAGTGGCTCAGTTCAGCAGATCTGTTGAAGTTattgagaagagaatggctgtACTAAATGAGCAGATGAAGGAGGCTGAAGGATCACCTTCTGAATATGAGAAAGAAATTGAGGAGCTGAAGGAGCTGCTCCCTGAAATTAGAGAGAAGATAGAAGATGCAAAGGAGTCCCAGCATAGTGGGAATGTAGCTGAACTGGCTCTGAAAGCAACTCTGGTGGAGAGCTCTACTTCAGGTTTCACTCCTAGTGGCGGAAGCTCTTCAGTTTCCATGATTGCCAGTAGAAAGCCAACAGATGGTGCTTCCTCATCAAATTGTGTTACTGATATTTCCCACCTTgtcagaaagaagaggaaaccaGAGGAAGAGAGCCCCCGGAAAGATGATGCAAAGAAAGCCAAACAAGAGCCGGAGGTGAATGGAGGCAGTGGGGACACTATTTCCAGTGGAACCGAAGTTTCCGAAAACATGGAGGAGGAGGCTGAGAATAAAGCTGAAAGCCGGGCAGCAGTGGAGGGGACAGTGGAGGCCGGAGCTACAGTTGAAAGCACTGCATGTTAA